Proteins encoded together in one Anguilla anguilla isolate fAngAng1 chromosome 9, fAngAng1.pri, whole genome shotgun sequence window:
- the im:7138535 gene encoding protein FAM98B, which produces MARDSKTVSALKNLGYPGNACLRQCSCEELPCRVLSWLVSELRSTCPEVQGGDKQGRTASAVLVGELRTLLRDLHCPYAALATETLSPALLNTAAEFLVTELQAARILRRKERHPEDAACDDGTEKERREGEDGGLELEEEGGEGDGGVWSREKEQEVKEESDRLFRSLGLEPSTRLSDVYAEVESRVAALPGGTVPEPLLKTTLNSEQWRRLHQIDLALAQDYECRRNMMTKRFQVTLQSFTWGEKGPERSAVLASVPLLCPEALDSRVSLSLLLAAREDQSRILPVKAGPSTAVHKVLMGHVPDRGGRPGEIEPPMPSWERRRDGGGGGGRGGGAGHQRWGNKRKKKNRKKERGEEGRDASPGASEHARERGRRGRSPEKTDAVQRQEKGNEE; this is translated from the exons ATGGCAAGAGATTCAAAGACGGTGTCTGCTCTGAAGAATCTTGG GTACCCTGGCAACGCTTGTTTGAGGCAATGTAGTTGCGAAGAGCTTCCATGCCGAGTTCTGTCCTGGCTGGTCTCTGAGCTAAGGTCAACCTGTCCAGAGGTACAGGGCGGCGACAAACAAG GTCGCACAGCGAGTGCTGTTCTGGTGGGGGAGCTGAGGACGCTACTTAGAGATCTGCACTGTCCCTACGCTGCCCTGGCAACGGAGACACTATCCCCTGCACTACTTAACACAGCTGCTG AGTTCCTGGTGACGGAACTGCAGGCTGCGAGGATACTACGGCGCAAAGAGCGCCACCCGGAGGACGCAGCCTGCGACGACGGCACCGAGAAggaacggagagagggagaagacgGGGGACTGGAGTTGGAGGAagaagggggagaaggagaCGGAGGGGTGTGGAgtagagagaaagaacaggaagtgaaagagGAGTCCGACCGGCTCTTTCGGTCCCTGGGTCTGGAACCTTCCACTCGGCTGAGTGATGTGTACGCTGAG GTGGAGTCGCGTGTCGCTGCGCTGCCAGGAGGCACTGTGCCCGAGCCGCTCCTGAAGACGACCCTGAATTCTGAGCAGTGG cggCGCCTCCACCAGATCGACCTGGCCCTCGCTCAGGACTATGAGTGCCGTCGAAACATGATGACCAAACGCTTCCAGGTCACCCTGCAGTCGTTCACCTGGGGTGAAAAGGGCCCG GAGCGCAGTGCGGTCCTGGCCTCCGTGCCACTCCTGTGCCCTGAGGCCCTCGACTCtcgtgtgtctctctccctcctgctggCCGCCAGGGAGGACCAGTCGCGCATCCTCCCGGTCAAAGCCGGGCCCAGCACGGCCGTCCACAAG GTCCTAATGGGGCACGTCCCGGACAGAGGGGGGCGGCCGGGGGAAATCGAGCCCCCCATGCCCTCCTGGGAGCGTCgcagggatggaggaggaggaggaggaaggggaggcgGCGCCGGCCACCAGCGGTGGGGCaacaagaggaagaagaagaacaggaagaaagagcggggggaagaagggagggatGCGTCTCCCGGTGCCAGCGAGCACGCTAGGGAACGAGGGAGGCGAGGGAGGAGTCCAGAGAAGACGGACGCGGTTCAGCGGCAGGAGAAGGGAAATGAGGAgtaa
- the hnrnpul1l gene encoding heterogeneous nuclear ribonucleoprotein U-like protein 1 — MSGVNVKKLKVNELKEELQRRGLDTRGLKADLVDRLQAALEAEATGEGGGPPVALGEGYGIGEEAGEGDDYADEDEDGGEEEEDEDEDYPEQQEEENGDGGDLDGDEAPEMGYGMSEYPAADAERPEVKQESYEEMLEPEPEPQPEPEEEPPEPEVTPPEESEEKPVLDIKEEKEEEQEEPQQLEKQEEPQPANEWEAAEAQEADQVKTEDDRQAHYGRKRPYDEGRGHGYYEHREDKRSRSPQPPAEEEEEDFDDTLVAIDTYNCDLHFKVSRDRYSGYPLTIEGFAFLWSGARASYGVSKGRVCYEIKINEEISVKHLPTSEPDPHVVRVGWSLDSCSTQLGEERFSYGYGGTGKKSSDCKFEDYGEKFGENDVLGCYIDFEGEEEVQMAFSKNGKWLGPCYSVNREELAGRPLFPHVLVKNCAIEFNFGQKEEPFFPLPEGYAFIQDVLLEDRARGTVGPATKADCEILMMVGLPGAGKTTWAMKHAVENPEKKYNILGTNAIMEKMKVMGLRRQRNYAGRWDVLIQQATQCLNRLIQIAARKKRNYILDQTNVYGSAQRRKMRPFEGFQRKAIVICPADEDLKERTLKRTDEEGKDVPDHAVLEMKANFVLPEAGDFLDDVSFVELEREEADKLVKQYNEEGRKAGPPPDKRFDNRPGGFRGRGGGGGYQRYDNRGGPQGGRGGYQNRGGGGGGGFRGGYNRGGYNQNRWGGNHREGASGGRGGYNRNQQSGGGYNHNRQVAYTKGGSGGGGYSQAQPQTYSQGYSQGYNQGNYNQGYNYASYGQYPGYSQSYSQTPAATGQTYSQQQNYNQQYQQYAQQWQQYYQNQSQWNQYYGQYGNYGNYSGQGTQGTQGSPGTQ; from the exons ATGAGTGGAGTGAATGTGAAGAAATTAAAGGTCAACGAGCTGAAAGAGGAACTTCAGCGGCGAGGCCTAGACACCCGTGGCCTGAAAGCGGATCTTGTCGATAGGTTGCAGGCTGCACTCGAGGCCGAGGCCACGGGGGAAGGAGGCGGACCACCGGTGGCACTTGGTGAGGGGTACGGCATCGGCGAGGAAGCTGGAGAAGGTGACGATTACGCGGACGAAG ATGAAGACGGTggcgaagaggaggaggatgaggatgaagacTATCCtgagcagcaggaagaggagaacgGCGACGGAGGAGACCTGGACGGAGACGAAGCCCCCGAAATGGGTTACGGGATGAGCGAGTACCCTGCTGCTGATGCGGAACGGCCCGAGGTGAAGCAGGAGAGTTACGAGGAAATGCTGGAACCGGAGCCCGAACCGCAGCCAGAACCAGAGGAAGAGCCACCAGAGCCCGAAGTAACGCCGCCCGAGGAGTCAGAGGAGAAGCCAG TGCTCGACATAaaagaggagaaggaagaggagcaggaggagccacagcagctggagaagcaggaggagcCACAGCCGGCCAATGAGTGGGAGGCGGCCGAGGCTCAGGAGGCGGACCAGGTTAAAACCGAAGATGATAGACAGGCTCATTACGGCCGCAAGAGGCCCTACGATGAAGGCCGGGGTCATGGGTACTATGAGCACCGTGAGGACAAGAG GTCTCGCTCGCCTCAGCCCCCTgccgaggaggaagaggaggacttCGATGACACACTGGTGGCCATTGACACAt ATAACTGCGACCTGCACTTCAAGGTGTCCCGTGACCGGTACAGCGGCTACCCGCTCACCATCGAGGGCTTCGCGTTCCTGTGGTCCGGCGCCCGCGCGTCCTACGGCGTCAGCAAGGGCCGCGTCTGCTACGAGATCAAG atTAATGAAGAGATCTCAGTGAAGCACTTGCCCACCAGTGAGCCCGACCCCCATGTGGTGAGAGTGGGCTGGTCCCTGGactcctgcagcacacagctgg GCGAGGAGCGCTTCTCCTATGGCTACGGAGGAACGGGAAAGAAATCCTCCGACTGCAAATTTGAGGACTACGGGGAGAAGTTTGGCGAGAACGACGTCCTCGGCTGTTACATA GACTTCGAGGgcgaggaggaggtgcagatgGCCTTCTCCAAGAACGGCAAGTGGCTGGGCCCGTGCTACAGCGTGAACCGCGAGGAGCTGGCCGGCCGGCCGCTCTTCCCCCACGTGCTGGTCAAGAACTGCGCCATCGAGTTCAACTTCGGCCAGAAGGAGGAGCCCTTCTTCCCCCTGCCCGAGGGCTACGCCTTCATCCAGGACGTCCTGCTGGAGGACAGGGCCCGGGGCACCGTGGGACCCGCCACCAAGGCCGACTGCGAG ATCCTGATGATGGTGGGCCTGCCGGGGGCGGGGAAGACCACCTGGGCGATGAAGCACGCGGTGGAGAACCCCGAGAAGAAGTACAACATCCTGGGCACCAACGCCATCATGGAGAAGATGAAG gtgatgGGCCTGCGCCGCCAGCGGAACTACGCGGGCCGCTGGGACGTCCTGATCCAGCAGGCCACGCAGTGCCTGAACCGGCTCATCCAGATCGCCGCCCGTAAGAAGCGCAACTACATCCTGGACCAG ACAAATGTATATGGATCAGCCCAGAGACGAAAAATGCGTCCTTTTGAAGGTTTTCAACGCAAGGCTATTGTAATTTGTCCCGCGGACGAGGACTTAAAAGAGCGAACGTTAAAGCGAACTGATGAGGAAGGGAAGGATGTGCCCGATCATGCTGTGTTAGAAATGAAAG CCAACTTTGTGCTCCCGGAGGCCGGCGACTTTCTGGACGACGTGAGCTTCGTGGAGCTGGAGCGCGAGGAGGCCGACAAGCTGGTCAAGCAGTACAACGAGGAGGGCCGCAAGGCCGGCCCGCCCCCCGACAAGCGCTTCGACAACCGGCCCGGCGGCTTCCggggccgcggcggcggcggcggctaccAGCGCTACGACAACCGCGGCGGCCCCCAGGGCGGCCGGGGCGGCTACCAGAACCGCGGCggcggagggggcggcggcTTCCGAGGGG ggtaTAACCGCGGCGGGTACAACCAGAATCGCTGGGGGGGCAACCACCGGGAAGGCGCCTCGGGGGGGCGTGGCGGGTACAACCGCAACCAGCAGTCCGGCGGGGGCTACAACCACAACCGCCAGGTCGCGTACACCAAGGGAGGCAGTGGGGGTGGAGGCTACAGTCAGGCGCAG CCCCAGACCTACAGCCAGGGCTACAGTCAAGGCTACAACCAGGGCAACTACAACCAGGGTTACAACTACGCCAGCTATGGGCAATACCCGGGGTACAGCCAGAGCTACAGCCAAACCCCAGCTGCCACTGGGCAGACATACAGCCAGCAGCAGAACTACAACCAGCAGTACCAGCAG TACGCACAGCAGTGGCAGCAGTATTACCAGAACCAGAGCCAGTGGAACCAGTACTACGGCCAGTACGGGAACTACGGCAACTACTCCGGCCAGGGCACGCAGGGCACCCAGGGCTCCCCGGGCACGCAGTAG
- the LOC118235399 gene encoding relA-associated inhibitor-like has product MNPEVCYSSSVLFQMLSSDLNASLATADELSREFDSLMKECSSKPESKPESEPVISSSVSGGTQWACPRASSPAPSQRDKDAGSPRPPSDASMALAAEPSPRPENSPLLLSPPVFSPPGQPTPPLSGKDRLSPSSSLQSLSWLSPQARRRVFQYESVSSAYLERSPSPRPLTVDQSFHLKPQPSPTPMAPYPSSPGRSPRPDRRTPPHLLGLSPAVSGSLPRSFGSQNPAASPPGSEAGARRQRIPAAWTENDADAAYGRKHQRPYEKTERLRLYGSLDSSARGFSKDSRTLQFQPKASLPRNARLNASRSERASSSSSSPYGSPTAPRKSCAPLAPPRSRWHRPVPLSVIMRAQTPLRALVTRHPRAMLLEGDGAPRALQQHLLQLARQGSEEGEPGGAAAPPQSPAGLPALGPEAQACPELLLLRSEIPRALKKRGGLSQAVPLVHRRQYQQMIHKLFSRRDAHHQGEPGSESSSSSEGEESPRTPAAAPLSPVLVTSQHRGLQPILKRPSRERKSSGSRARISPLVLLLDGALVGELDTVQRAAKEMSDPSQPNDEGITALHNAICGGHYSIVDFLVQIGANVSAPDSHGWTPLHCAAACNDRSLCEYLVRSGAAVLSVTEGDGATAVEKCDPYAPGFEGCTAFLRGVEEAMGVENGGVLYALWGYPAQAPDELSFREGDAVTIRKKQEGSEWWWASLGNREGFVPSNYFALFPKVRPRSLLDHNQKGR; this is encoded by the exons ATGAATCCAGAGGTctgttacagcagcagtgtgctgt TCCAGATGTTGAGCAGCGATCTGAACGCCTCTTTGGCCACAGCCGATGAGCTGTCCCGGGAGTTTGACAGTCTGATGAAGGAGTGCTCGTCCAAACCAGAGTCCAAACCAGAGTCTGAGCCTGTC ATCAGCTCGAGCGTCTCCGGGGGAACGCAGTGGGCGTGTCCCAGAGCCAGCAGCCCAGCTCCCTCGCAGAGGGACAAGGACGCCGGCAGCCCCAGGCCGCCGTCAGACGCCTCGATGGCCCTCGCCGCTGAGCCCAGCCCCCGCCCGGAAAACTCGCCGCTGCTGTTGTCGCCTCCCGTCTTCTCCCCTCCCGGCcagcccacccctcccctgtccGGCAAGGACAGGCTGtccccctcctccagcctgcAGAGCCTTTCCTGGCTGTCCCCCCAGGCCCGGAGGCGCGTCTTCCAGTACGAAAGCGTCTCCTCCGCCTACCTGGAgaggagcccctcccccagacccCTGACCGTGGACCAATCCTTTCACCTGAAGCCGcagccctcccccaccccaatgGCCCCGTACCCCTCCAGCCCCGGCAGGTCTCCCAGACCCGACAGGAggaccccccctcacctgctcGGCCTGTCGCCCGCCGTGTCCGGCTCCCTCCCCCGGAGCTTCGGTTCTCAAAACCCGGCCG CGTCGCCGCCGGGGTCCGAGGCGGGCGCGCGGAGACAGAGGATCCCCGCCGCGTGGACGGAGAACGACGCGGACGCCGCTTACGGCCGAAAACACCAGCGCCCGTACGAAA AGACGGAGCGGCTGAGGCTGTATGGGTCGCTGGACTCCTCAGCCCGTGGCTTCAGTAag GACTCTCGGACTCTGCAGTTCCAGCCCAAAGCGTCTCTCCCACGCAACGCCCGCTTGAACGCCTCGCGTTCCGAGCgcgcttcctcctcctcctcctcgccttACGGCTCGCCCACCGCGCCGCGGAAGTCCTGCGcccctctggccccgccccggtCTCGCTGGCACCGCCCCGTCCCGCTGTCCGTCATCATGCGCGCCCAGACGCCGCTGCGGGCCCTGGTCACCAGGCACCCCCGCGCCATGCTCCTGGAGGGGGACGGCGCCCCCCGCGCCCTGCAGCAGCATCTGCTCCAGCTTGCAAGACAGG GCTCAGAGGAGGGGGAGCCTGGAGgagccgccgccccgccccagaGCCCCGCCGGCCTGCCGGCGCTGGGGCCCGAGGCCCAGGCGTGTCCCGAGCTGCTGCTCCTCCGCTCGGAGATCCCCCGGGCGCTGAAGAAGAGGGGCGGGCTCAGCCAGGCCGTGCCGCTCGTCCACCGGCGCCAGTACCAGCAGATGATCCACAAGCTGTTCAGCCGGCGGGACgcccaccaccagggggagccgGGGAGCGAGTCCAGCAGCTCCtcggagggagaggagagcccCAGAACGCCCGCGGCCGCCCCCCTCTCACCCGTTCTGGTCACGTCCCAACACAGG GGCCTGCAGCCCATCTTGAAGCGCCCCAGCCGGGAGCGCAAGAGCTCCGGGTCCCGGGCCCGGATCAGTCCGCTCGTGCTGCTGCTGGACGGGGCGCTGGTGGGGGAGCTGGACACGGTGCAGAGAGCGGCGAAAGAG ATGAGCGACCCCAGCCAGCCCAATGACGAGGGCATCACCGCGCTGCACAACGCCATCTGCGGGGGGCACTACAGCATCGTGGACTTCCTGGTGCAGATCGGAGCCAATGTCAGCGCTCCAGACAGCCACGGCTG GACGCCCCTGCACTGCGCGGCCGCCTGTAACGACCGCTCCCTGTGCGAGTACCTGGTGCGCAGCGGGGCGGCGGTGCTGTCGGTAACCGAGGGCGACGGGGCCACGGCCGTGGAGAAGTGCGACCCCTACGCCCCGGGCTTCGAGGGGTGCACCGCCTTCCTGAGGG GGGTGGAGGAAGCCATGGGGGTGGAGAACGGCGGGGTGCTGTATGCCCTTTGGGGGTACCCCGCCCAGGCCCCCGACGAGCTCAGCTTTCGGGAGGGTGACGCGGTGACAATCAGGAAGAAGCAAGAGGGGTCGGAGTGGTGGTGGGCGTCGCTCGGCAACAGGGAGGGGTTTGTGCCCAGCAATTACTTTGCG CTTTTCCCTAAAGTTCGGCCGAGATCTCTGCTGGACCACAACCAGAAGGGACGCTGA